One part of the Bdellovibrio sp. KM01 genome encodes these proteins:
- a CDS encoding CarD family transcriptional regulator, which translates to MLTFNIGDNAVYPGYGVVKVVAIETKEMLGAKISFYNMQLVDTGLKIMIPTTNVKSAGLRPIISKDEAARVVSILKEKDVKIDNQTWNRRYREYMEKIKTGSVFEIAEVLRDLFLLKADKELSFGERKMLDSARSLLLKELTLATSEAELFNEEEVKAIFGITG; encoded by the coding sequence ATGCTGACGTTCAATATCGGCGATAATGCAGTTTATCCCGGCTATGGTGTGGTAAAGGTCGTCGCGATCGAGACAAAAGAAATGCTCGGCGCAAAGATCTCTTTCTACAACATGCAGTTGGTAGATACGGGCCTTAAAATCATGATCCCTACAACAAACGTTAAGTCTGCGGGCCTTCGCCCCATCATCTCTAAAGATGAAGCGGCTCGTGTTGTTAGTATTCTGAAAGAAAAAGACGTTAAAATCGACAATCAAACATGGAATCGCCGTTACCGCGAGTACATGGAAAAGATCAAAACTGGATCTGTATTCGAAATCGCTGAAGTTTTACGCGATTTGTTCCTTTTGAAAGCAGATAAAGAGCTTTCTTTCGGCGAACGCAAGATGCTTGATTCTGCACGTTCCCTTTTGTTGAAAGAGCTGACTTTGGCGACAAGCGAAGCAGAATTGTTCAACGAAGAGGAAGTAAAAGCGATCTTCGGCATCACTGGTTAA
- a CDS encoding DUF4423 domain-containing protein, translating into MNIFDFHDYKHCINEWIASQPRNGHGQLRQMALHLNVNSVVMSQIFRGDRDLTVEQGLAISSFIGFTDLERDYFMLLIQKSRAGNRDLQAYFDRQLEQIRTAATALKNRVKHQKFTDEDKATFYSQWYYSAVRLGVSIPQLDNATAVAQYLNLDRALVSKVMDFLKGHELIVEKKGRLDIGPQVTHVGHDSPFVNRHHSNWRLKGLQAMESPSEKNLFYSGPMALSQEAANDIRKILVETVEKATKKAAPSDSEVLRCLNIDWFEVGSKK; encoded by the coding sequence ATGAACATTTTTGACTTTCACGACTATAAACACTGCATCAACGAATGGATCGCAAGCCAACCGCGCAATGGACATGGCCAGCTTCGTCAGATGGCTTTGCATTTAAACGTGAACTCAGTGGTGATGAGTCAGATTTTTCGCGGGGATCGTGATTTGACGGTGGAGCAAGGACTCGCCATTTCATCATTCATCGGCTTCACGGATTTAGAGCGCGATTACTTTATGTTGCTGATCCAAAAAAGTCGCGCTGGGAACAGGGATTTACAAGCTTACTTTGACAGGCAATTGGAACAAATTCGCACAGCTGCGACCGCTTTAAAAAATCGTGTGAAACACCAAAAATTTACCGACGAAGACAAAGCGACGTTCTATTCCCAATGGTATTACAGTGCTGTTCGCCTGGGAGTTTCGATTCCTCAGCTTGATAACGCCACTGCTGTCGCCCAATATTTGAATTTAGATCGCGCTTTGGTCAGTAAGGTCATGGACTTTTTAAAAGGCCACGAGTTGATCGTCGAAAAAAAGGGTCGTTTAGATATTGGCCCTCAGGTAACTCACGTGGGGCACGACTCCCCGTTCGTCAATCGTCATCATTCCAATTGGCGCTTGAAAGGCCTGCAGGCGATGGAGAGTCCTTCAGAAAAGAACTTGTTTTATTCCGGCCCCATGGCTTTGTCTCAGGAGGCGGCGAACGATATCAGAAAAATTTTGGTTGAGACCGTCGAAAAGGCAACAAAAAAAGCAGCACCTTCCGATTCAGAAGTTTTACGCTGCTTGAACATCGATTGGTTCGAAGTGGGATCAAAAAAGTAA
- a CDS encoding S8 family serine peptidase yields the protein MQKWTRLFITSALAVTTASPAYAGSLLRFNSGTVNPGLQAQALTFSDKVASDYIVQFSNKITAKDRSALQARFEVFGYLPDDALVVRGTLSDLNSFRQSHPGVYAIVKYQAQYKISSDIAPVSVFNKDQSQSLLIQLFKSSDAKAVVASLKKMNAQLQVVNGKSIVVVVSRSQIYNIANLTGVEHVQSTPEITTMDFPLDQKMDPVVKGAGDYSDIKGDETGTKTMKFDSVWSLGLTGRGQIAAMADTGLDSGNINQIASDFSGAVKSGYAFGLWAKTWEDPMGHGTHVAGSILSRGTASGGRLKGGAYDATMVAEGMWSPMLNGLSVPSKLADLFEKANADGARVHSNSWGAVKNFGAYDSMAVQVDEWMNNNQDMLVIFAAGNSGVDMNKDGRIDGGSIGTPGTAKNVLTVGASKNKTATGGIQVPVSKLRAAAEAWSAEPIFSSMLSDRDDGIAMFSSRGPTLDGRVKPEIVAPGTNILSNRSHIKNASPLWGAYNDDYAWSGGTSMATPLTAGAVTVTRQMLVEKWGVQNPSAAVLKAMIMHSADDLYPGQFGEVGAAKGQELLTRRPNSDEGYGRVNMDNMVKMMSNTIVADDRDGVATNQSETYEFNLNAPGKLYANLVWTDAPGSANASKALVNDLDLILTGPNGTVSMNDHVNNAEMIETTLPAGSYKLTVKGNNVPAGKNGGRQPYALVFSVQ from the coding sequence ATGCAAAAATGGACTCGTCTATTTATTACGTCAGCACTTGCGGTTACGACTGCTAGTCCTGCATACGCAGGAAGCCTATTGAGATTCAACTCAGGAACAGTAAATCCTGGTTTGCAAGCTCAAGCTCTTACTTTCTCTGATAAAGTCGCTTCAGACTATATCGTTCAATTTTCTAACAAGATCACAGCGAAGGATCGCTCGGCTCTTCAAGCACGCTTTGAGGTGTTTGGCTATTTGCCAGACGACGCTTTGGTTGTGCGCGGGACATTGTCGGATTTGAATTCATTCCGTCAATCCCACCCAGGTGTTTACGCGATCGTAAAATACCAAGCTCAATACAAAATCAGCAGTGATATCGCTCCTGTAAGCGTATTTAATAAAGATCAATCTCAAAGTCTTTTGATCCAGCTTTTCAAATCTTCTGATGCAAAAGCGGTTGTGGCTTCATTGAAAAAAATGAATGCACAACTTCAAGTGGTGAATGGTAAATCCATCGTGGTAGTCGTGTCTCGTTCGCAAATCTACAACATCGCAAACTTGACGGGCGTTGAGCACGTGCAAAGTACTCCGGAAATCACAACTATGGATTTCCCATTGGATCAAAAAATGGATCCAGTTGTTAAAGGTGCTGGCGATTACTCAGATATCAAAGGTGACGAAACAGGAACTAAAACAATGAAGTTTGATTCTGTTTGGTCTTTGGGTCTAACGGGTCGTGGTCAGATCGCGGCTATGGCAGATACAGGTTTGGATTCTGGTAATATCAACCAAATCGCATCTGACTTCTCGGGCGCAGTTAAATCGGGTTACGCTTTCGGTTTGTGGGCTAAAACTTGGGAAGATCCAATGGGGCACGGAACTCACGTGGCGGGTTCTATCCTGTCTCGCGGTACAGCTTCTGGTGGTCGTCTTAAAGGTGGCGCCTACGATGCAACGATGGTTGCTGAAGGCATGTGGTCTCCAATGCTTAACGGTTTAAGTGTTCCTTCTAAGCTTGCAGATTTGTTTGAAAAAGCAAACGCAGACGGTGCGCGCGTTCACTCCAATTCATGGGGTGCCGTTAAGAACTTCGGGGCTTACGACTCTATGGCTGTTCAAGTCGACGAGTGGATGAACAACAACCAAGATATGCTTGTGATCTTCGCAGCTGGTAACAGCGGTGTCGACATGAACAAAGACGGTCGCATCGATGGCGGTTCTATCGGAACTCCAGGGACTGCGAAAAACGTTCTAACTGTTGGTGCTTCTAAAAATAAAACTGCGACAGGTGGTATCCAGGTTCCAGTCAGCAAGCTTCGTGCAGCTGCTGAAGCTTGGTCTGCAGAGCCGATCTTTTCATCGATGTTGTCTGACCGTGATGATGGTATCGCGATGTTCTCTTCCCGTGGTCCTACTTTGGATGGCCGTGTGAAACCAGAAATCGTAGCTCCAGGTACAAACATCCTTTCTAACCGTTCTCACATCAAAAATGCTTCTCCACTTTGGGGCGCATACAATGATGACTATGCTTGGTCGGGTGGTACTTCTATGGCGACTCCTCTAACAGCAGGGGCCGTGACTGTTACTCGCCAAATGTTGGTTGAAAAATGGGGCGTGCAAAATCCTTCTGCAGCTGTGCTAAAAGCAATGATCATGCACTCTGCAGATGATTTGTACCCAGGTCAGTTCGGTGAAGTCGGTGCAGCGAAAGGCCAAGAGCTTTTGACTCGTAGACCTAACTCTGATGAGGGTTACGGCCGCGTGAACATGGATAACATGGTTAAAATGATGAGCAACACTATCGTTGCTGATGACCGTGACGGTGTGGCGACAAACCAATCTGAAACTTATGAGTTCAATCTAAATGCTCCAGGCAAACTGTATGCAAACTTGGTTTGGACGGACGCTCCGGGTTCTGCGAATGCATCTAAAGCATTGGTGAACGACCTTGATTTGATCCTAACTGGTCCAAACGGAACAGTTTCAATGAACGATCACGTGAACAACGCTGAGATGATCGAAACGACTTTGCCAGCGGGCTCTTACAAGCTAACTGTTAAAGGTAACAACGTTCCTGCGGGCAAAAACGGTGGCCGTCAGCCATACGCCCTTGTTTTCAGCGTTCAGTAG
- the cysS gene encoding cysteine--tRNA ligase: MSLKIYNSQSRQSEEFVPYDPKHVKMYVCGPTVYNFLHVGNFRGPVVFNMVRNWLEYLGFKVSYALNFTDVDDKIIAKANELGMAPGELSEKYIAEYKTDFASLGLRPHDMNPKVTEHMEDILSMVGTLIDKKVAYEAQGDVLYSIETFKDYGKLSGRHTDELLAGARVEVDEKKRSPMDFALWKAAKPGEISWPSPWGPGRPGWHIECSAMIKNIFGDQIDIHGGGMDLIFPHHENEIAQSEGCTGKHFVKYWMHNNMLNFGGQKMSKSLGNIVSLREFVTMYNAEIYKWMIQSVHYRTMSEFGDAAVDRAISGLARVYSAMAMAESYLTPEVTQVDASFAKITEDAWKKVEAAMNDDFGTPEVFAVMFEVVRQFNNQVRRGMKANPATQGKALAFSQFIKKMGAVLALFQEPAHDFLIKLDNMLLDKANIKRADVDALVAERSLARANKDFAKSDELRNKLVAMNISVSDTPEGSFWEVTK; encoded by the coding sequence ATGTCATTGAAGATTTACAACTCTCAATCCCGTCAGTCCGAGGAATTTGTTCCTTACGATCCGAAGCATGTGAAAATGTACGTGTGTGGTCCGACGGTTTACAACTTCCTTCATGTCGGTAACTTCCGTGGACCAGTCGTGTTTAATATGGTTCGCAATTGGTTGGAGTATTTGGGCTTCAAAGTTTCCTATGCTTTGAATTTTACGGATGTCGACGACAAAATCATCGCGAAAGCGAATGAATTGGGAATGGCTCCTGGCGAGCTTTCTGAAAAGTACATTGCCGAATACAAAACTGACTTTGCAAGTTTGGGCCTTCGTCCGCATGATATGAATCCAAAAGTGACTGAGCATATGGAAGACATCCTTTCAATGGTCGGTACATTGATTGATAAAAAAGTCGCTTACGAAGCGCAGGGTGACGTTCTTTACTCGATCGAAACTTTCAAAGACTACGGCAAACTAAGCGGTCGCCACACGGACGAATTGCTTGCCGGTGCTCGTGTTGAGGTGGACGAAAAGAAACGTTCTCCGATGGATTTTGCTTTGTGGAAGGCCGCTAAACCAGGGGAAATCTCCTGGCCGTCTCCATGGGGCCCGGGTCGTCCCGGCTGGCACATCGAGTGTTCGGCGATGATTAAAAATATCTTTGGTGATCAGATCGACATTCACGGTGGTGGTATGGATTTGATTTTCCCACATCATGAAAATGAAATCGCGCAGTCGGAAGGCTGCACGGGTAAGCATTTCGTAAAATACTGGATGCATAACAATATGCTTAACTTCGGCGGTCAGAAGATGTCGAAGTCATTGGGTAACATCGTTTCTCTTCGTGAATTTGTGACGATGTATAATGCCGAGATCTACAAATGGATGATTCAATCCGTTCATTACCGTACGATGAGTGAGTTCGGTGATGCGGCTGTGGATCGTGCGATTTCTGGTTTGGCGCGCGTGTATTCAGCGATGGCGATGGCGGAAAGCTATCTGACTCCGGAAGTCACTCAAGTGGATGCAAGTTTTGCGAAAATCACAGAAGACGCTTGGAAAAAAGTTGAAGCTGCGATGAATGACGACTTTGGAACTCCCGAAGTTTTCGCTGTGATGTTTGAAGTGGTTCGCCAGTTCAATAACCAAGTTCGCCGTGGTATGAAGGCAAACCCTGCAACCCAGGGGAAAGCTTTGGCCTTCAGTCAGTTCATCAAAAAGATGGGTGCAGTATTGGCATTGTTCCAAGAGCCCGCGCATGATTTCTTGATTAAGCTGGATAACATGCTTTTGGATAAAGCAAATATCAAACGCGCTGACGTCGATGCCCTGGTAGCAGAGCGTTCGTTGGCTCGTGCGAATAAAGATTTCGCTAAGTCTGATGAGCTTCGTAATAAGTTGGTCGCGATGAATATTTCTGTGAGCGATACGCCAGAAGGTTCCTTCTGGGAAGTTACGAAATAG
- the gltX gene encoding glutamate--tRNA ligase, giving the protein MSSQNSSKVRVRFAPSPTGYLHVGGARTALYNYLFAKKNGGEFILRIEDTDEARSTQESLRGVVDDLVWLNLLWAEGVDPVTLKDVGPNGPYKQSERMGIYKKIAEQLLADGKAYYCFLTDAEIEVQREAQMKAGGQPHIQSPYADWTLDQAKAKMAEGGTPPVVRFKTKHLKKDYIFNDIVRGEVKFPSDMVGDFVLLRGGGMPVYNFCCVVDDHLMKMTHVFRAEEHLPNTLRQLMIYEAMGWKAPEFGHMALILDEDRQKLSKRKGAVACGQLKDEGYLASAVLNFIALLGWSHPEGKEIMSVDDMVAAFDISRLNPSGAIFDRVKFKWMNAQHLRALPNTELWKAIQPFLAREKMELPSDPVWQDKSLNLFKPYMEVLADAITLYRPLNDNSYVIQPDAEEVMKLETTKAVLTTWKELVQAHGAEYMTEEEFLKIQDEVKNKTGAKGKNLFQPIRVAVIGQPHGAELKILVPLMKKQSLVTRAEKALATL; this is encoded by the coding sequence ATGTCTTCACAAAACTCTTCTAAAGTTCGCGTTCGTTTTGCCCCTTCTCCAACGGGATATTTGCACGTTGGTGGCGCTCGAACTGCCTTGTACAACTATCTTTTCGCCAAGAAAAATGGCGGTGAATTCATCCTTCGTATCGAAGACACGGACGAAGCACGTTCCACTCAAGAATCTTTGCGTGGAGTTGTTGACGACCTGGTTTGGTTGAATCTTTTGTGGGCTGAAGGCGTTGACCCGGTTACTTTGAAAGACGTCGGTCCCAATGGTCCTTACAAACAAAGCGAGCGCATGGGCATCTATAAGAAAATTGCTGAGCAGCTTTTGGCTGACGGCAAAGCTTACTACTGCTTTTTGACGGACGCTGAAATTGAAGTGCAGCGTGAGGCTCAAATGAAGGCGGGCGGTCAGCCGCATATTCAATCTCCTTACGCTGATTGGACTTTGGATCAAGCCAAAGCAAAAATGGCAGAGGGCGGAACTCCCCCAGTTGTTCGTTTTAAAACGAAGCACCTTAAAAAAGACTATATCTTTAACGACATCGTTCGCGGCGAAGTAAAGTTCCCATCCGACATGGTTGGGGATTTCGTTCTGCTTCGTGGCGGCGGTATGCCGGTTTATAACTTCTGCTGTGTGGTGGATGATCATTTGATGAAAATGACCCACGTATTCCGTGCGGAAGAGCATCTTCCGAACACTCTCCGTCAGTTGATGATTTACGAAGCGATGGGATGGAAAGCACCTGAGTTCGGTCACATGGCTTTGATCTTGGATGAAGACCGTCAAAAACTTTCTAAACGTAAAGGTGCCGTGGCTTGTGGTCAGTTGAAAGACGAAGGCTATCTGGCGTCGGCAGTATTGAATTTCATCGCACTTCTTGGTTGGTCACATCCGGAAGGTAAGGAGATCATGTCGGTTGACGACATGGTTGCTGCCTTCGATATCTCTCGTTTGAATCCTTCGGGGGCGATCTTTGACCGCGTGAAATTCAAATGGATGAATGCGCAGCACTTGCGTGCTTTGCCCAATACAGAGTTGTGGAAGGCGATTCAGCCGTTCCTGGCTCGCGAGAAAATGGAATTGCCGTCAGATCCCGTATGGCAGGATAAGTCTTTGAACTTGTTTAAGCCGTACATGGAAGTTTTGGCTGATGCGATTACTTTGTACCGTCCGTTGAATGACAACTCTTACGTGATTCAACCAGACGCAGAAGAAGTGATGAAGCTAGAAACGACGAAAGCCGTTTTGACGACTTGGAAGGAATTGGTTCAAGCCCACGGTGCTGAATACATGACAGAGGAAGAATTCCTTAAAATCCAAGACGAAGTAAAAAACAAAACGGGTGCGAAAGGTAAGAACTTGTTCCAGCCAATTCGCGTGGCTGTGATCGGTCAACCTCACGGAGCAGAGCTAAAAATCCTGGTTCCGCTAATGAAAAAGCAATCCCTGGTGACTCGTGCAGAAAAAGCACTAGCGACTCTGTAA
- a CDS encoding penicillin acylase family protein produces MRKLKISLLILAVMVVVAGVGTYTFMRRSLAPLDGEISLTNMQSPVKIQRDSFGIPHIFAQNKTDAFRALGYVMASERLFQMEMARRQTQGLLSEVIGEKTIKSDMLYRSLALKETSEKMLAKKRQDGTFDHEMWALMEAYCDGVNQYVATRPVPYDLAILGIKPKPFSPIDSYVMTGQIAYSFGIALRVDPTMTSLSQKFSPEIFNELRNDQLKTPYKNAGNIDLSPLYSVADNSFATVFDSSNSWLLAPKRSASGKSIFSNDPHIAYSHPSVWFEAHINTPDFEIYGHYLPLVPFAILGHTPHHAWGFTMSQTDDMDLYAEKIDRTKKTLIFNGKEQSYQVRKETILVKKQNPINLEIIETPHGPLMDHVIDADLSMKWAYHKVDNDPLYALYIMGKAKDMKTFEDALKPGTAPGLNVMYADADNIAWWMFGDVEVKNNPNSDLILDGTSGKDEYKRLLSWQEKPHTVNPDSGVIVTANTRPANADSEIRGDWQSADRQNTILRELSLKEKWNSEEMRALQVKNYNMANALLLQKMLGYLQLTPAEQTNYGPWLNRLKNWNYISDPDSQEASLYYEWVNQSLLLMLSPLNDLRATYLSTPHAWMFFERVVKNENSPWWTLVKPSDVFTDGLRATFAKWAQPPQWGKLHTIEYIHPLGREKPLSYIFNLGPYPMGGAYNEITNNKARSLGADFNVTAGASTRRVVDMADVAHSWGINPIGISGHMLSPFYQDQVELFLRGKHRPQLMNPDEIEKNKSHELILK; encoded by the coding sequence ATGAGAAAACTCAAAATCTCCCTGTTGATTCTTGCAGTAATGGTCGTTGTGGCCGGCGTTGGAACTTATACCTTCATGCGACGCTCATTGGCGCCTCTCGACGGTGAAATTTCGCTCACAAACATGCAGTCTCCCGTTAAAATCCAACGTGACTCCTTTGGCATCCCTCATATCTTTGCTCAAAACAAAACTGATGCATTTAGAGCCCTGGGATATGTCATGGCCAGCGAAAGACTTTTCCAAATGGAAATGGCTCGCCGCCAAACACAAGGATTGCTTTCCGAAGTGATCGGCGAAAAAACCATCAAATCCGACATGCTGTATCGCAGTCTTGCGTTGAAAGAGACTTCAGAAAAGATGCTGGCGAAAAAGCGCCAAGACGGAACTTTCGATCACGAGATGTGGGCCTTAATGGAAGCCTACTGCGACGGCGTAAATCAATATGTCGCAACTCGTCCCGTTCCTTATGATTTGGCGATCCTGGGGATCAAACCAAAACCATTCTCCCCGATTGATTCTTACGTGATGACAGGACAGATCGCTTACAGTTTCGGAATTGCACTGCGAGTGGACCCGACGATGACCTCACTGTCTCAGAAGTTTTCACCGGAAATTTTTAATGAGCTTCGCAATGATCAATTAAAAACTCCCTACAAAAATGCGGGCAATATCGATTTAAGCCCCCTTTACTCCGTGGCGGATAATTCTTTTGCGACGGTTTTTGATAGCAGCAACTCGTGGCTTTTAGCGCCGAAACGTTCTGCCAGCGGCAAAAGTATTTTTTCCAATGATCCGCACATTGCCTATTCACATCCTTCGGTGTGGTTCGAAGCTCACATCAACACGCCTGACTTTGAAATTTACGGTCACTATCTGCCATTGGTTCCATTTGCGATCTTGGGGCACACGCCTCACCACGCTTGGGGATTTACGATGTCCCAAACAGATGACATGGATCTTTATGCTGAAAAGATTGATCGTACGAAAAAAACTTTGATCTTTAATGGCAAGGAGCAGTCTTATCAGGTTCGCAAAGAAACGATCCTGGTAAAAAAGCAGAATCCGATCAATTTGGAGATTATTGAAACTCCCCATGGTCCTTTAATGGATCACGTGATCGACGCTGATTTGTCGATGAAGTGGGCTTATCACAAAGTCGACAACGATCCTTTATATGCGCTTTACATTATGGGTAAGGCAAAGGACATGAAAACTTTTGAAGACGCACTGAAACCGGGTACGGCTCCCGGCTTGAATGTGATGTACGCTGACGCCGACAATATCGCGTGGTGGATGTTTGGTGACGTGGAAGTTAAGAACAATCCCAATTCAGATTTGATTTTAGATGGCACCAGCGGCAAAGATGAATACAAGCGCTTGCTGTCATGGCAGGAAAAACCTCACACGGTGAATCCTGATTCCGGCGTGATCGTGACCGCCAACACTCGCCCGGCAAATGCGGATTCAGAAATTCGTGGCGACTGGCAAAGTGCGGACCGCCAGAACACGATTCTGAGGGAGCTAAGTCTTAAAGAAAAATGGAACAGCGAAGAGATGCGCGCCTTGCAGGTTAAAAACTACAACATGGCCAACGCCCTCTTGCTGCAAAAAATGCTGGGTTATTTGCAGCTGACCCCCGCAGAGCAAACCAACTATGGACCATGGTTAAATCGCCTGAAGAATTGGAACTATATTTCTGATCCTGACTCCCAGGAAGCAAGTCTTTACTATGAGTGGGTTAATCAAAGTCTTTTGTTGATGTTGTCTCCTTTGAATGATTTGCGCGCGACTTATCTTTCGACTCCCCATGCCTGGATGTTTTTTGAGCGTGTTGTAAAAAACGAAAACTCTCCGTGGTGGACGCTTGTGAAACCTTCCGATGTCTTTACTGATGGTTTGCGTGCGACTTTTGCAAAATGGGCGCAACCGCCTCAATGGGGCAAGCTGCATACGATTGAGTACATTCACCCCCTGGGACGGGAAAAACCTTTGAGTTATATTTTCAATCTGGGCCCTTATCCGATGGGTGGAGCTTATAACGAAATCACCAACAATAAAGCGCGCTCTTTGGGAGCGGACTTTAATGTGACCGCGGGTGCCTCCACTCGCCGAGTTGTTGATATGGCGGATGTTGCACACAGTTGGGGGATCAATCCCATCGGTATCAGCGGCCATATGCTTTCGCCATTTTACCAAGATCAAGTGGAGCTATTCTTACGGGGAAAACATCGTCCTCAATTGATGAATCCAGACGAGATTGAAAAAAACAAATCCCACGAGTTGATTTTAAAATAA
- a CDS encoding glycosyltransferase family 39 protein: MEFARTRLFWFSFFIGILCLNWFQLLTPKMQNIQIVRPNLETETNSPIPLIIKDHNPAEGGLFWVQFDTRASLLPSWMNLKQFRLRTLSCINSMSTNGVDWKLPASPELRCNNERGLPIYSRLDVMGKATSWNLTGDSFGGSFGFYLDKDWSAPQLLGGLIVLCMALCGMLYAKLPLPSDRWKIPVIAIFLMGFLLRFWTTQVVMPPEMFLFSDMAGYFQRGIQMLRGSFNLGQTFQPIGYTIYGLALRLLGDWELHKWASIFVSMGTVLLGYLLVLKHFGKIAALLTLLFLSLDVPQIGFTARYMAESPYSFLIMLTLWGISRALESAKLRDYFLVGVLVMVSFYFKGNHAFFVPAFSLWLLYRERAQIRSAFRKVAMMALGCLVIMTPHLAFTKWAYNQWQWGPTAGALNFVEGKCPSKNNTDSAGAGWMSPLFVTLKETTAKKWDRPFTDQAYFWKAGANCAKENPWVMVESLRYINYLFYGNSTWPVAGSDIDFLYKFWAPIFEWILLPLALIGALAFSRRRNSFAQNFDPRLGLRNQHQRNSSPHQSNSISDDEQSSAERSNSFNEVCALLILTIFFTVYIFKSENRFRVPFDGIFLMWSSLGVIYCGGLVRSTLRFVVPHKKPLSETTTAV, translated from the coding sequence ATGGAATTTGCACGAACACGCCTGTTTTGGTTCAGTTTTTTTATTGGGATCCTTTGCCTGAATTGGTTTCAATTGCTGACACCGAAAATGCAAAACATCCAAATCGTGCGTCCGAATCTAGAGACCGAAACCAACTCCCCCATTCCCCTTATCATCAAAGATCACAACCCGGCCGAGGGCGGCCTTTTTTGGGTGCAGTTCGATACTCGCGCCTCCTTATTGCCATCGTGGATGAATTTGAAGCAGTTTCGCTTGCGAACTTTAAGCTGCATCAATTCGATGAGCACCAATGGAGTGGATTGGAAGCTCCCCGCCTCTCCGGAACTTCGTTGCAATAACGAGCGAGGGCTTCCGATATATTCTCGTCTGGATGTTATGGGGAAAGCCACCTCGTGGAATTTGACTGGGGATTCTTTCGGTGGAAGCTTTGGTTTTTACCTGGATAAAGATTGGAGTGCCCCGCAGTTGTTAGGTGGTTTGATCGTCTTGTGTATGGCTTTATGCGGTATGCTTTATGCAAAACTCCCGTTACCTTCTGATCGCTGGAAGATCCCCGTTATTGCTATTTTCCTCATGGGTTTTCTTTTGCGGTTTTGGACCACGCAAGTGGTGATGCCTCCGGAAATGTTTTTGTTTTCCGATATGGCGGGGTACTTTCAGCGCGGCATTCAGATGCTTCGCGGGTCATTCAATTTAGGTCAGACATTTCAACCGATCGGTTACACGATTTACGGTTTGGCTTTGCGCCTGCTCGGCGATTGGGAACTCCATAAGTGGGCCAGTATTTTCGTATCGATGGGTACGGTATTGCTTGGGTATCTTTTAGTCTTGAAACATTTTGGAAAAATTGCGGCTTTATTAACACTTTTGTTTTTGTCGTTGGACGTTCCGCAGATTGGCTTCACGGCCCGCTATATGGCGGAATCACCTTACAGCTTTTTGATTATGCTGACGTTGTGGGGAATTTCCCGGGCTTTGGAATCTGCTAAGCTTCGCGATTATTTCTTGGTCGGCGTTTTAGTGATGGTTTCGTTTTATTTTAAGGGCAATCACGCGTTCTTTGTTCCCGCATTCAGCTTGTGGCTTTTATATCGCGAGCGCGCGCAAATTCGTTCTGCTTTTAGAAAAGTTGCGATGATGGCACTGGGCTGTCTGGTTATCATGACTCCCCATCTGGCATTTACGAAATGGGCCTATAACCAGTGGCAATGGGGTCCAACAGCAGGAGCTTTAAATTTCGTCGAAGGAAAATGTCCGTCAAAAAACAATACCGACTCCGCAGGCGCTGGCTGGATGTCTCCGCTGTTTGTGACCTTAAAAGAAACTACCGCTAAAAAATGGGACCGTCCGTTCACCGACCAGGCTTACTTTTGGAAAGCTGGAGCCAACTGTGCGAAAGAAAATCCGTGGGTCATGGTGGAAAGTCTTCGCTATATCAATTATCTTTTCTATGGAAACAGCACTTGGCCCGTCGCGGGCTCCGACATAGATTTTCTATACAAATTCTGGGCACCGATTTTCGAGTGGATTTTGCTACCATTGGCATTGATCGGCGCGCTGGCATTTTCTCGCCGACGCAATTCTTTTGCACAGAATTTCGATCCCCGCCTTGGCTTAAGAAACCAACATCAGAGAAATTCGAGCCCACATCAAAGCAATTCAATCTCTGACGACGAGCAATCTTCAGCAGAAAGAAGCAATTCCTTCAATGAAGTCTGTGCACTGTTGATTTTAACGATTTTCTTTACGGTTTATATTTTCAAATCCGAAAATCGCTTTCGAGTTCCATTCGATGGAATCTTCCTAATGTGGAGCAGTCTTGGAGTGATTTACTGCGGAGGCCTCGTGCGATCGACATTGCGGTTCGTAGTTCCACACAAAAAACCACTTTCAGAAACCACCACGGCGGTATAA